A region from the Lolium perenne isolate Kyuss_39 chromosome 4, Kyuss_2.0, whole genome shotgun sequence genome encodes:
- the LOC139839079 gene encoding uncharacterized protein gives MGGIKNTDGGGAAAGFSSGSGSSNPFAGPSVAVIRDIPIAERVPVKLSTTAGNFFPWKTYFGLLFREYDLLDHVDGTIDLLAMPHDAEWLAIDATIIRWFYQTVSNDIFRTVVCDGDSAHTVWAKITGLFTDNKIQRVTFLQQEFFGTHQNDLSDDYALKLKSLSDELRDLEFPIDDKIMLSTLSVGLGKDLSNAASNLTLLTTPTFEQAVAYLRLEERRLKHLRARAAHTAFVAGFSRGASTPAPRPTGPPPGFPAAGHQAGQTGPWTGSSGQQAPSGGGRPCRRRRGGGSNGGGNAGANAPAPRPPQHTAPPPWTAGHNPWTGVVHAYSMPVPRAPYPGIMGPRPATHQAFYVAPQPAPAYAAPPGCDPVGSRAPDRPPERPLRRGSFCRDNPVTVEFDAFGFSVKDGRTRMLLHRCDSPGDLYPIGAASTTTSRPLALSAGVDLWHARLGHPSSAALRQIMQGFSFTYVAATLTAFFAFVSTQFGRPIHALQTDNGKEFDNITIRSLLATHGIVFRLTCPYTSSQNGRAERMLRTLNDCVRTLLFHASMPPRFWPDALATATLLVNIRPCRVRTLGDTSDDAPGARWPSCGRGPMTDRGGPLCAGPAWSLGVSVARGAPSLATSPSAASSSAASSPASPPVAAAPEPMLTRARAGVRRPSTRYPADKGLCPLARSAAGSNPPASRTVRSACRSNRSPGQPVRSTGRFNRPCDRPGDRCCILLRSFAGAHLGSRRLA, from the exons ATGGGCGGCATCAAAAATAccgatggtggtggtgctgctgctg GCTTCTCCTCCGGCTCCGGCAGCAGCAACCCCTTCGCCGGCCCCTCCGTCGCCGTCATCCGTGACATCCCCATCGCCGAGCGCGTGCCAGTGAAGCTCTCCACCACCGCTGGAAACTTCTTCCCGTGGAAGACGTACTTCGGGCTGCTCTTCCGCGAGTATGATCTCCTTGATCACGTTGACGGCACCATCGACCTCCTCGCCATGCCGCACGACGCCGAGTGGCTcgccatcgacgccaccatcatccgctggTTCTACCAGACCGTCTCCAACGACATCTTTCGCACCGTCGTCTGCGACGGCGACTCCGCCCACACGGTCTGGGCTAAGATCACCGGCCTCTTCACCGACAACAAAATCCAGCGGGTCACCTTCCTCCAGCAGGAGTTCTTCGGCACCCACCAGAACGACTTGTCTGATGACTACGCCCTCAAGCTGAAGAGTCTCTCCGACGAGCTCCGTGACTTGGAGTTTCCGATCGATGACAAGATCATGCTCTCCACCCTGTCGGTGGGTCTCGGCAAGGATCTCAGCAacgccgcctccaacctcacGCTCCTCACCACGCCCACCTTCGAGCAGGCTGTGGCCTACCTACGCCTCGAGGAGCGCCGCCTCAAGCATCTCCGGGCTCGGGCGGCTCACACCGCCTTTGTCGCCGGCTTCTCCCGcggcgcttcgactcccgcgcctcGCCCCACGGGTCCGCCGCCGGGCTTCCCTGCagccggtcaccaggccggccagaccggcccctggaccggctcGTCCGGTCAACAGGCTCCTTCTGGCGGTGGTCGCCCATGCCGTCGTCGCCGTGGCGGTGGTAGCAACGGTGGTGGCAATGCTGGTGCCAATGCCCCTGCGCCTCGTCCACCTcagcacaccgcccctccgccatgGACCGCCGGTCACAATCCGTGGACCGGGGTCGTTCACGCCTACTCCATGCCCGTGCCACGTGCCCCCTACCCGGGCATCATGGGGCCGCGCCCAGCCACCCACCAGGCGTTCTACGTGGCACCCCAGCCCGCCCCGGCCTACGCCGCCCCCCCCGGGTGCGACCCCGTGGGATCCCGCGCTCCTGACCGCCCTCCAGAGCGCCCCCTCCGCCGGGGc TCTTTCTGTCGTGATAACCCTGTGACTGTGGAATTTGATGCCTTTGGTTTCTCTGTCAAGGATGGTCGTACCCGGATGCTCCTCCACCGATGTGACAGCCCCGGTGATCTCTACCCCATTGGCgcggcctccaccaccaccagccGCCCACTCGCCCTCTCCGCCGGTGTCGACCTTTGGCATGCCCGTCTTGGCCATCCTAGCTCCGCCGCTCTGCGTCAAATAATGCAAGGCTTCTCCTTTACTT ATGTTGCCGCCACCCTCACCGCCTTCTTCGCCTTCGTCTCCACTCAGTTCGGTCGCCCCATCCACGCCTTACAAACCGACAACGGCAAGGAGTTCGACAACATCACCATTCGCTCACTTCTCGCCACCCACGGCATCGTGTTCCGCCTCACGTGTCCATACACTTCTTCACAGAACGGCCGTGCCGAACGGATGCTTCGTACCCTCAACGACTGCGTCCGCACCCTTCTGTTCCACGCCTCCATGCCCCCGCGATTCTGGCCGGATGCCCTCGCCACGGCGACTCTCCTCGTCAACATCCGCCCGTGTCGTGTGC GGACTCTTGGCGACACCTCCGACGACGCCCCCGGCGCCCGTTGGCCCTCTTGCGGCCGCGGGCCGATGACTGACCGCGGCGGCCCCCTCTGCGCCGGCCCCGCCTGGTCCCTCGGCGTCTCCGTCGCCCGCGGCGCCCCGTCGCTCGCGACGTCCCCTTCGGCCGCCTCCTCATCGGCTGCCTCGTCACCCGCCTCGCCGCCCGTCGCTGCGGCCCCTGAGCCCATGCTCACCCGCGCCCGTGCGGGCGTGCGGCGGCCGTCTACACGCTACCCCGCCGACAA GGGCCTCTGCCCCCTCGCCCGGTCGGCCGCCGGTTCAAACCCGCCCGCAAGCCGGACCGTCCGGTCCGCATGCCGGTCCAATCGGTCCCCCGGCCAGCccgtccggtcaaccggccggTTCAACCGGCCCTGCGACCGGCCCGGTGACCGCTGCTGCATCCTCCTCCGCTCCTTCGCCGGTGCCCACCTCGGCTCGCGCCGCCTTGCGTGA